The sequence below is a genomic window from Candidatus Binataceae bacterium.
GCATGGGCTCCCGGAGATGGCCGTCATTTGCTGAGGCGAGGGCCGGGTCGTCGCCGGCGCGTGCCTCGGGGTCCGTGAGGACGGCGGCTACGACCGCTTTCATATTGCCCCGGGTCCCCGTTCCGTCGTTCGCGAACACCGAGGCTACCCGGTCGATGTAGGAGGGGGTCGGGTCGCTTTTCACGAAGTGCTGAATCAGGCGAAGCGCTAGGAATGGCCCGACGTTTTGGTTATCGAATATTACTTGAAGGGCCTGGTCCAAATCCTGCTCGGCCGTTTGGCCCGGCGCCAGCGGAGATCCGAGGACCGTCTTGGCTCCGGTGTCGTGCGCTTGCTCGTTTGCTACGAGTGGGCTCGACAGCGGATCGGCCGCGGCGTAGGTCCAACCGGTGAACACCCGGGCCAGCGCGCGTACGTCTGAATCCGTATAAGCGGCAACGGGCCGGCCGTTGCTGTCGAGCACGGGGCTGCCGTCTTGGTTCAGCAGGACTGTGCCGATGGTCATCAACTGAAGCAGCTCGCGCGCGTAGTTCTCGTTCGGGCTAGCTCCGCTGGTTGATTCCGAATTATTCAGGAGGTCCAGGAACTCGCCCATCTGGGGGTTCAGCGTGATATCATGTAGGATTGTCAGGTAGTTAGCGAACGCGTCCCTCTCCAGAACGCCCCAGTAATTGGGCATCTCGCTGCAGTTGGGCAGCGGCTGGAGACAGGAGACCGTCAGGATCGTACTTAACGCGAAGGCGATGCGCTGGCGGAGCTGGTCTGGTCCGGTAAGCGCGTTGTAGACCAGGTTGTCGGGCGTCCATTGCGCTCCGATGTATCCAGCAGGAACCGGCTGCAGTGCGGACGGCGGGAGCGCGAATTGGGTTGTGAGCCACTTGGCAATGCCAACGCTCTCCAGGCTGGCGGCGTCGGCTTGCCTCGCCCCCCAGGTTGCTTGGTCCAGGAACCGGGCAGCTGCGTAGTATGCCGGACTCACGGGCGGAAGAAGGCCCGCGACGGGTGTGGACGTGGCCGTTGGAGTCGGCGTGGGCGCCGACCGTGACGCTGCCGCGCTAGGCGATGCCGACGGGGAGGCCGAGACCGTCGGAAGCGCTGGTCCCGTGATCGTCGCCCCAGACGGGACGCCATTTGCCGGGCCGCCGGAGCTGCACCCGGAGCCCATTATCAGCAGCACGATCGACGCAACGACACGACATCGGTTGGTCACTTTCACCCCTCCGGGCCGAGCTTCCGGCCCGGGAACATTAGGGCAAAAGGACCGGCGGACGGGTGTAAGAAAATGCGCTTGCCGGCGCGCGGACGCGTCAGCAAGCGCGTCAAGGCGAGCGCGCC
It includes:
- a CDS encoding DUF1800 family protein, which codes for MSPAYYAAARFLDQATWGARQADAASLESVGIAKWLTTQFALPPSALQPVPAGYIGAQWTPDNLVYNALTGPDQLRQRIAFALSTILTVSCLQPLPNCSEMPNYWGVLERDAFANYLTILHDITLNPQMGEFLDLLNNSESTSGASPNENYARELLQLMTIGTVLLNQDGSPVLDSNGRPVAAYTDSDVRALARVFTGWTYAAADPLSSPLVANEQAHDTGAKTVLGSPLAPGQTAEQDLDQALQVIFDNQNVGPFLALRLIQHFVKSDPTPSYIDRVASVFANDGTGTRGNMKAVVAAVLTDPEARAGDDPALASANDGHLREPMLYMTAVLRALGAVMDPDFTQVQPAGGIQTMGERVDLPPSVFSFYSPFYSLSDGKIPAPEFQLLTSSNAVAQASVIWSLLLNNGVNPPFTIPMGPFVSAATNPVNLLATVDLLFTRGAMPVEMQRSILGAIDATSDPVQRAQTALFLVATSGLFRVIR